The Culex pipiens pallens isolate TS chromosome 2, TS_CPP_V2, whole genome shotgun sequence DNA window GCGTAGCTGGACCGGACCGAGCTGACGCGGGTGAATATAGACAGGGTTTTATCAATCGACTGGTCCTGGTGGTAGCCGCCCTGGCCTCGGCCCCGGAACGGAAACCGCTTGTGGAACTCACGTTTGAACTTTTCCTGTGATAAGGAGGGCAAGAGATAAAGAGTGATGAAACTAGATTAGCTGATAGTGCCGGAAGCAAACATACAACGTCAATGGGTAGTCGTTATGCTTTCTTGACGCAATacttttatccaacgaggttctgTCATCAAGAAAagtaacaaagttcaaaattgtataaataagtgttacttttcaatacaagtgctgcaaagttcaacttttcagcacgcgAATAGatgctgaaaaatattttcagaacttttatttttagcGATGAAAAGAAGTCCGTTACGTCAATCCAGAATTACAGGAAAAGTAAttagtttcacagcggaattgcaataGAAAGTTGGGATTGCTTTATGTACgattaacatttatttaaatatttaagtttgCTTGTTCCATGTGAATCATACCGAAAATTGAATTACTGAAACAATGAAACTGTTACAATTACAGTGACAACTCTGTCAAGATAGCATCAAGTGAAGCAGAAAGCTAATCAAGCCAAGTTAATTAATAAAGTTTTTACGACGTCACGATACGGCGTTGTTTTTGCTGTTGCTGTCATCGGCAAGTAAATATAGATTTGGAACGCTAGCCGTTGACAGCAAGATGAAATATGATGATTGACGATAgttaaacgtgttttttttgtaatacagGCGGCTACAAGCGGGAACCGTGTTAGCTCTTTAATATTTTGGGCGACACAAAATGAGAACGAAAGTGACGCAACAAGTTTCAGTGTCTGAGGTATcactaaacatttaaacataattaaaagcTTGGGTATTGTTCAATGAatgttacattttttaacacattttgttattcaattttaataatcatttcaataacaatatGGACCAAACGACGACATTCCTCACGTACCGTAGACCGGGGGTGACATATAAAGGATTTGAGTTTATgtttagaatatttaaaacatgtacCATGCAAACAGTTGTGTTGAAAATTTCTATTTCGAATTCCAGGGTGACGATAGTCAAAATTTTACAtgttaaaatgaccaaaatgaccagaatgaccaaaatgaccaaaatgaccaaaatgaccaaaatgaccaaaatgacaaaaatgaccaaaatgaccaaaatgaccaaaatggccaaaatgaccaaaatgaccaaaatgaccaaaatgaccaaaatgaccaaaatgaccaaaatgaccaaaatgaccaaaatgaccaaaatgaccaaaatgaccaaaatgaccaaaatgaccaaaatgaccaaaatgaccaaaatgaccaaaatgaccaaaatgaccaaaatggccaaaatgaccaaaatgaccaaaatgaccaaaatgaccaaaatgaccaaaatgaccaagatgaccaaaatgaccaaaatgaccaaaaaccaaattgaccaaattgaccgaaACGACCATAATgaacgaaatgaccaaaattaccaaaacgaccaaaatgaccaaaattaccaaaatgaccaaaattaacaaaattaacaaaattaccaaaatgaccaaaatgatcaaaatgatcaaaatgaccaaaatgtccaaaatgaccaaaatgaccaaaatgaccaaaaggaccaaaatgaccgaaatgaccaaaattaccaaaatgaccaaaatgaccaaaatgaccaaaatgaccaaaaaccaaattgaccaaattgaccgaaACGACCATAATGaacgaaatgatcaaaatgaccaaaatgaccaaaatgatcaaaatgaccaaaatgaccaaaatgaccaaaatgaccgaaatgaccaaaatgatcgaaatgaccgaaatgaccaaaatgaccaaaatgaccaaaattaccaaaattaccaaaatgaccaaaatgaccaaaatgaccaaaatgaccaaaatgacaaaaatgaccaaaatgaccaaaatgaccaaaatgaccaaaatgaccaaaatgaccaaaatgaccaaaatgaccaaaatgaccaaaatgaccaaaatgaccaaaatgaacgaaatgaacaaaatgaccaaaatgatcaaaatgaccaaaatgaccaaaatgaccaaaatgaccaaaatgaccaaaatgaccaaaatgatggAAAACTACAACCAAATCAGAAGGCAGAGTATATCCTTAAGTTAATACATTTTTCCGGTTAAGAAACTTGaacataaaataattattcTTTCATAAGCACACCGACATTACATCGAACATCGTGGTGGTCAATGAGATTCGTTACGTTAAAGGTCTCCTTTTTtaatggatgattttttttttatccttgGCAAATAATACTCTCGTCCTAACCACTTAATAAATCTAATGTTTGTTTATGTCcaataaaaaattcaatatttttttttgtatttagctaatgatttttttaaacagaataATGAGTTTGTTCCAACATTACTCACATTATAAATGCCATAAATGAACGGATTGTAGCAGCTGTTGCTCATCGCCAGCCAGTCGCATATGAACCAGATGATATTGATGTACCGGTACCTTATTTGAATTGGAAAGATAGAGTGGATTtcgaaatattaattaaaatctaATAGTGCTGATGAAGTGGTTTCCGTTGGAAAAAGCAGGAAGGAAATTCTATGAATTAATTAAGTTAGAATCGTGTGTAATATTTATGAGTGTGATTCGATGGAACGTATataagggtgcccagaaaaagtGACCTCCTGCTCCGCAagcgaaaaaagttttttttttgggttattttgagcaTCTGTGCCATTTTTGAGCgtaattggttgagattaacccattgatccCCGagcccaaaaatgaaaaaaaaaatgtttttaataaaaaaaatgtcatttttaaatcactaataacttttcaggatcaagttttacgGCTAAAGTAGCTcatggaacaatattcagcttgtggagcgatgTTCTGAAAatagtcccatattctgggcaccctaatgcaaTCATATCATTGCAGAGTgttgatttgaattttattgttttgaattatgaATTCTGAAAACTAATTAGCACTCCATAGGAGGGATGAATACTCACTGGTTAACCTCTGGCCACGTTACGTGCAGAATATTGTACAGCTGCAGCGGAAACCAGCAGATGCCGAAGAGGGCTACCACGAtgatcaacattttgataaCCTAAGAAAAACAATGCGTTAGCAGTTGCATGCATCCGGGCGTTGCCCCCCTTCCTCTCATACCAACCTTCTTCTTGTTCTTCAGCATGGTGATGTCGCGCGAATCTTGCGCATTTCCGGGCGTTTTCGAGCCCCACAGCCGGAACGCCATCTGGATGTACACGAAGCTGATGACGCACAGCGGGACAAAGTACTGCACCAGCGTCAAAATGTACCGATAGAACAGCATCTCGGACTGCTCAAAGTTGACCACCTGGCAGAAGGGTTTCGTCACGTTGACGTACGTGTCGTTGTTTTCCCCCAGGACCAGGTTGGAAACCGGTTCGACCCGCAGGGCGACCAGCATCGGGGCGGCCAGCGAAAACGACAACGTCCAGATGGCGCTGATCACGAACTTGGAGATGTTTTTGGAGGTGCGGGCCCTGGAGGAGGAGAAATTTGTTGCAGGCTAATTCGTTTGTGAGAGGATGTTTCATGGACATGGTGATGTTTGGATCAGCCTAAACTGATTACGTTTTTCCTTGATTTCCCAGTGTTTAGCCAGATGCAGGTTAGGCTCTATCCCACCTAGATACTTCGTCAgctttgtgctatcttgtgacaacgaccatttagtactattcgagaaaaactatttttaaagtttgatgataaatattttcaaaacattgaatggtagagccaaacttttgaagcaatcggttcgtatactatcgcttaacaaacgctccaagtttcaactaatttggttacaccagttaaaagatacagtaaattatgtaatcaaaaatctgaaaagcccgtgtcacaagtgtgtttcgaaagtaaaattgtactacgtgtcacaagtgtgcacagaattcccatacaaactaaaataggcttaaatcaatagtttaactgacttaatcagtatattttcaaaaacaaatgattgcattgccttcagaaaatgagtatcaacataaatttgtgaaaaacaagacaaattttccacattttccaacaacatgtatgacgtgtcacaagtgtgcacgatcattttgatggtaaattggtctatgtcacaagtgtgtattgcgatatccgggaaacggaagcgagtttccaaaatcgtgttgaagcatcttgtagtgtttgttaattatagcaaaacgtcatcattaactcattttcgaccaaaatggtctatgtcacaagatagcacacagctgacgacttGTTGCTGAACTACATTTAAAACcttacaaagttttaaaaacctcATTTATGGTTCAATTGGATAATGGGACTGAGCGTAATATCTACCCAGCAACCTACCACCTACCTCAACGGGTTGATGATGGCCCGGTGCCGGTCGACGGCGATCGCCGTCAGCGTGAACACGGACACGTTGACGCTGAGCAGCTGCACGAACGGACAGAACGGGCACATAAAGTCCGGCAGGTTCCACCGCTGCAGCACGGCGGCCTGGAACTGGAACGGAATCGCGAACATCGCGATGATGACGTCGGCCAGGGCCAGGTTCGCTATAAACATGTTTGTAATAGTTTGCATCTGCTTCGTCGTCAGGACGATCCATATCACCAGCGAGTTGCCTATCACAGCCAGGACGCTGATGGTGCCGTAGAACACCGACAGCAGCACGACCAGCCCCACCGGAACGTCGTACAGGACGTCTGCGGAAGAGGAAAAGAGAGAGGGAGCGAGGATTTGCCCGGGAGTTGAGGAATGTGTTATTGCTTTGGTGGAACACACATTTGGAATGTtagtctgtgtttttttttttctatttttcttcgAAAGAAGGGCGTAGCTGTACAAAAACCTTTCCTGACGAAATGTCCAAAAAATGCACATTTCGAACAAGAGAAAACACTAAAACTCATATACACATCAGAATGACTATTGCAACGAGAATTTCACTTCGTTAGATGGCTTTCGGAAAAGCAAGCACGTTGaagtgttgttttgcaatttaacCATTGACATAAAGCCATTTTGTTGTTTCCTAGCAttacaaatcaaatttaatatcttcaattttttttttgtatggtgcAATGAACAAGTTTTCCTTTCTTGGTTTCTTGGTtctgattaattcaaagttggaCTCAAGGTTTGCGGGTGCCTATGGATTAGGTAAAgtaactgaaagaaaaaagtttcaaaataacttttgttttagatttttaaaagttttaaatattcgaaaatctgtaactattGAAAGAATTTCCTGATCAATTTAATGTCtgcggcaaagttgtatgtagagcaattccagctcaaatcaggaattagtctggtacttttgtatccgaccctctccgatttcaatgaaactttgtagacatgttatcctaggcctatataagccatttttgtggagccttagtactcgaaaataacatttgagaagggcgtaaggtatttaaatatttttgtattttgcaatttaataaTCActatatctcgaagccgttgcatcgtatcaaaagtgGTCATAGACAAACTtgtgggaaattggacgggttttattaaaaaaatacactgaaacaaaaatacatgccacctctatgagatttttgttttttaagtttaaaaattaattttcaaggtgatgtcacgatttttttcgttcaaaatttttgaggaaatagcctaaaatgttacaaaaagactaacGAGAattgcaggatggtatgtctctcctaaaaagatacaaaaatcatttactgaaacagttattttgaaaagtggtctaaacgtcaaaaatttttgataaccgatagtgggaatcgattttccagacaatttta harbors:
- the LOC120428607 gene encoding RYamide receptor is translated as MHVADTITYHYANNYTLNISDAEIINSHDVLYDVPVGLVVLLSVFYGTISVLAVIGNSLVIWIVLTTKQMQTITNMFIANLALADVIIAMFAIPFQFQAAVLQRWNLPDFMCPFCPFVQLLSVNVSVFTLTAIAVDRHRAIINPLRARTSKNISKFVISAIWTLSFSLAAPMLVALRVEPVSNLVLGENNDTYVNVTKPFCQVVNFEQSEMLFYRYILTLVQYFVPLCVISFVYIQMAFRLWGSKTPGNAQDSRDITMLKNKKKVIKMLIIVVALFGICWFPLQLYNILHVTWPEVNQYRYINIIWFICDWLAMSNSCYNPFIYGIYNEKFKREFHKRFPFRGRGQGGYHQDQSIDKTLSIFTRVSSVRSSYATSSIRNKHATGRPAGAIGGFGTGTNFYHQQALQYKTTNLNNQDRSPNGRLNNGPPPWDSKGCSCRKSTNSNGSNSASVQLLGAGTDSAFPRNEPDCPPSERKLINGTGTADKIDFIDIVSLNHPHPDSADDGEVDDENGQNDLNRRQQSVASGDRFHLYCNNLQTFKLYD